A segment of the Desulfofundulus kuznetsovii DSM 6115 genome:
CAAGATCAAAAATACACAGACCATCCCTCCCCTACCGTACTACCATCCTGCAACCGTAACACAGTTTTATCTTAGCATATGCCACCATTGCTGGCAACGCCTTTTATTGTAAGTTATGGCAGACCTGTTTTTTTAGGACAGCCTGCGTCCGAGGCTTTCAGCCAGGGGGCGCAGTTCTGCCATTAGCCGCCCCAGTTGTTCGGGGAACAGGGACTGGGAACCGTCGGAAAGGGCCTCTTGAGGGCAGGGGTGAACTTCCAGCATCAATCCGTCGGCTCCCGCCGCTACCGCCGCTTTGGCCACCGGGGCCACCAGGGAGCGGCGTCCCGTGCCGTGGCTGGGATCGGCAATTACAGGCAGGTGGGAAAGCTCCTTAACGGCAGGGATGGCGTTTATATCCAGGGTGTTCCGGGTATAGGTTTCAAAGGTGCGGATGCCCCGCTCGCACAGGATCACTTTATGGTTGCCCCCGGCCAGAATATATTCCGCGGCCAGCAGCCACTCCTCGATGGTGGCGGCGAACCCTCTTTTAAGCAGCACGGGATGCTGAACCCGCCCGGCTTCCCGCAACAGGTCAAAGTTCTGCATGTTGCGGCTGCCAATTTGGAGAATATCGGTATATTTCAAAACCAGGTCCAGGTAGCGCACGTCGGTGACCTCGGTGACCACGGGCAAACCCGTCAAATCCCGGGCCCGGGCCAGAATACGCAAACCTTCTTCTCCCAGTCCCTGGAAGGAATAGGGAGAGGTGCGGGGTTTAAAGGCTCCGCCCCTTAAGATATGTACCCCCATCTCCTTGAGGGTCCGGGCCAGCCCCAGCATCTGCTCCTCACTCTCTACGGCGCAGGGACCGGCAATAATTACCACCTGACCGTCCCCGAGGCGGCAGGTTTTCAGATCAATCACCGTGTTTTGCGGCTGGTGTTCCCGGCCA
Coding sequences within it:
- the aroF gene encoding 3-deoxy-7-phosphoheptulonate synthase codes for the protein MPAYELAGREHQPQNTVIDLKTCRLGDGQVVIIAGPCAVESEEQMLGLARTLKEMGVHILRGGAFKPRTSPYSFQGLGEEGLRILARARDLTGLPVVTEVTDVRYLDLVLKYTDILQIGSRNMQNFDLLREAGRVQHPVLLKRGFAATIEEWLLAAEYILAGGNHKVILCERGIRTFETYTRNTLDINAIPAVKELSHLPVIADPSHGTGRRSLVAPVAKAAVAAGADGLMLEVHPCPQEALSDGSQSLFPEQLGRLMAELRPLAESLGRRLS